DNA sequence from the Chryseobacterium indicum genome:
CTTCCAGGAGGTGGAAAAGCCGCAACATTTTTACACGCAGCACGTACCATCTGCAGGAGAGCAGAACGTTCTTTGGTATTCTTAAACGAATCAGAAGAAGTGCGTCCGGAACTTATTAAATATCTGAACAGACTTTCCGACTATCTTTTCGTTCTGGCAAGATACATTTCAAAAATCAACAACGAACCGGAAGAATACTGGAACCCGAATGAAAGATAAAGTACTGCTTTTCATCAACGGAGATCCTCCCAAATCTTTTCCCAACCTTGAAGAATACAGCCTCATTGCCTGTACAGACGGTGCTTTTCACTATCTGAAAAACCTGAATTTCCCTCTGGAGAAGCTGGATTTTATTTCAGGAGATTTCGACTCGCATTCCGGCTCGGACGAAAATGTATATGAAAACAAATTCATATACACGCCCGATCAGGATAAAACGGATTTCCAGAAAGCTTTAGAAATTATAGCAGAAAAAGATTTTAAAAAAGTAGATGTTTTTGGAGGAAGCGGAGGAGAGCAGGATCATTTTCTGGGAAATCTTACCGTGGCTTTTGGATTTAAAGATCAACTCGAGATCAAATTCTATGATGAATTTTCCGAGTATTATTTTATCCCGAAACAATTTGTTATAACAGGAGTGAAAGACAAAATGATTTCTTTGTATCCGTTTCCTGTAGTTGAAAATATTACGACCAAAGGTCTGAACTGGGCTTTAACCAATGGAAATTTAGATATTACTTCCAGAATAGGAACACGAAATTTTGCTGTAGACAATGAAGTTTCCATTGAATACGAAAAAGGAGATTTGCTTTTGTTTGTTGGGAAAAACTATTTGTAGTGTAAACACTAATTGCACGAATTATTTTCACAAATTGCACAAATTTATTTTTGCAATTAAGAATAAATAATGAATTAATAGAATCAATAGGAAAGGACTTTGCTCAGTTTTCTAATTGCTAATGTTTTCACAAATTGCACGAACTTGGTTTTATAAAAAATAAATAATAAAGTTATCCGCATCAATAGGAACGGGCTTTAGCCCGTTTTAAAATTAAAAAACATCAACCGGCTTTAGCCAAAACATAAA
Encoded proteins:
- a CDS encoding thiamine diphosphokinase; the encoded protein is MKDKVLLFINGDPPKSFPNLEEYSLIACTDGAFHYLKNLNFPLEKLDFISGDFDSHSGSDENVYENKFIYTPDQDKTDFQKALEIIAEKDFKKVDVFGGSGGEQDHFLGNLTVAFGFKDQLEIKFYDEFSEYYFIPKQFVITGVKDKMISLYPFPVVENITTKGLNWALTNGNLDITSRIGTRNFAVDNEVSIEYEKGDLLLFVGKNYL